A single region of the Brachypodium distachyon strain Bd21 chromosome 3, Brachypodium_distachyon_v3.0, whole genome shotgun sequence genome encodes:
- the LOC100830954 gene encoding endoglucanase 7, with protein sequence MRGSAAADVFLPLGRRLGTVVLSLLLVLVILAEGSSSNKQQKKNRGHNYEEALRKSLLYFEAQRSGRLPHGQRVPWRDHSGLTDGLEQGVDLVGGYYDAGDHVKFGLPMAFTVTMLSWSLVEYGGDVAAVDGGELAHAMEAIKWGTDYFIKAHTQPDELWAEVGDGDTDHYCWQRPEDMTTSRQAYKVNRDRPGSDVAGETAAAMAAASMVFRSSNPHYSHLLLHHAQQLFEFADKYRGKYDSSIAEVKSYYASVSGYKDELLWAALWLHRATGRASYLDYVVDNAHDFGGTGWAITEFSWDVKYAGVQILAARLLLRGEHTERQRETLEQYRAKAEHYVCACLGRNTAQAQDDDSEPSNNNVERSPGGMLYVRQWNNMQYVTNAAFLLSLYSDYLSDSTTTVPTTVTCAGGETADAGEVWALARSQVDYVLGDNPRGVSYLVGYGPKFPARVHHRAASIVPYKRSKAFIGCTQGFDHWFGRRSSNPNVLVGAIVGGPDRRDRFRDDRENYMQTEACTYNTAPMVGMFAKLNRVAREEERQRLAMAADV encoded by the exons ATGAGAGGGAGCGCCGCTGCCGATGTCTTCTTGCCTCTTGGCCGTCGTCTCGGCACCGTCGTGCTTTCGCTGCTGCTAGTTCTGGTGATCTTGGCAGAGGGGAGCAGTAGTAAcaagcagcagaagaagaacaggGGGCACAACTACGAGGAGGCGCTGCGGAAGAGCCTGCTCTACTTCGAGGCGCAGCGCTCCGGGCGGCTCCCCCACGGGCAGCGCGTGCCCTGGCGCGACCACTCCGGCCTCACCGACGGCCTCGAGCAAGGG GTGGACTTGGTGGGGGGATACTATGATGCCGGGGATCATGTCAAGTTCGGGCTGCCGATGGCGTTCACGGTGACGATGCTGTCGTGGAGCCTGGTGGAGTACGGCGGCGACGTGGCggccgtcgacggcggcgagctcgcgcACGCGATGGAGGCCATCAAGTGGGGCACCGACTACTTCATCAAGGCGCACACGCAGCCCGACGAGCTGTGGGCAGAG GTGGGTGACGGCGACACGGATCACTACTGCTGGCAGCGGCCGGAGGACATGACGACGTCGCGGCAGGCTTACAAGGTGAACCGCGACCGCCCCGGCTCCGACGTCGCCGGCgagacggcggccgccatggccgccgcctccatggtcTTCCGGAGCTCCAACCCGCACTACTCCCACCTCCTCCTGCACCACGCCCAGCAG TTGTTCGAATTCGCGGACAAGTACAGGGGCAAATACGACAGCAGCATCGCGGAGGTGAAGAGCTACTACGCGTCGGTGAGCGGGTACAAGGACGAGCTCCTGTGGGCCGCCCTCTGGCTCCACCGGGCCACGGGCCGGGCCTCTTACCTGGACTACGTGGTGGACAATGCCCACGACTTCGGCGGCACGGGCTGGGCCATCACCGAGTTCAGCTGGGACGTCAAGTACGCCGGCGTCCAGATCCTCGCCGCCAGA CTGCTGTTAAGAGGGGAGCACACGGAGCGGCAGAGGGAGACGCTGGAGCAGTACCGGGCCAAGGCAGAGCACTACGTGTGCGCGTGCCTGGGCCGGAAcacggcccaggcccaggaCGACGACTCCGAGCCCAGCAACAACAACGTGGAGCGCAGCCCAGGAGGGATGCTCTACGTCCGGCAGTGGAACAACATGCAGTACGTGACCAACGCGGCATTCCTCCTCTCGCTCTACTCCGACTACCTCTCGgactccaccaccaccgttCCGACAACCGTGACGTGCGCCGGGGGCGAGACGGCCGACGCCGGGGAAGTGTGGGCTTTGGCGAGATCCCAGGTGGACTACGTGCTGGGCGACAACCCAAGAGGGGTGAGCTACCTGGTGGGCTACGGGCCCAAGTTCCCGGCCCGGGTGCACCACCGGGCCGCGTCCATCGTGCCCTACAAGCGCAGCAAGGCCTTCATCGGGTGCACGCAGGGGTTCGACCACTGGttcggccgccggagctccaacCCCAACGTGCTCGTGGGGGCCATCGTCGGCGGGCCTGACAGGCGGGACCGGTTCAGGGACGACAGGGAGAACTACATGCAGACGGAGGCTTGCACGTATAACACGGCCCCCATGGTCGGGATGTTCGCCAAGCTCAATCGGGTGGCGAGGGAAGAAGAACGGCAGAGACTGGCGATGGCGGCCGACGTGTag